A single genomic interval of Scatophagus argus isolate fScaArg1 chromosome 22, fScaArg1.pri, whole genome shotgun sequence harbors:
- the ucn3l gene encoding urocortin 3, like — protein sequence MLSSLKTLLLLSVLCTPTSSLCLRLSQSRFDLLCDDQMAVRVRNDENEPGYSPVDDWGSFLQSAEYLSSSTSSSAESSREKRTSSPANYRFMSRTKLRGQMLRNSSKGDRRSRLTLSLDVPTNIMNVLFDVAKAKNLRAKAAENARLLAQIGRRK from the coding sequence ATGCTGTCGTCCCTGAAgaccctgctgctgctctcggTCCTGTGCACACCGACCTCCAGCCTGTGCCTCCGCCTCTCCCAGTCCCGCTTCGACCTCCTGTGCGACGACCAGATGGCAGTCAGGGTTCGGAACGACGAAAACGAGCCGGGTTACTCTCCCGTGGACGACTGGGGGTCCTTCCTGCAGTCCGCGGAgtatctctcctcctccacctcctcttctgctgAGTCCAGCCGGGAAAAAAGGACTTCAAGTCCCGCGAACTACCGCTTCATGAGCCGGACGAAGCTCAGAGGGCAGATGCTCCGCAACAGCAGCAAAGGGGACCGCAGGAGCAGGCTGACCCTGTCCCTGGACGTCCCCACCAACATCATGAACGTCCTGTTCGATGTGGCCAAGGCTAAAAACCTGCGCGCCAAGGCGGCCGAGAACGCACGCCTGCTGGCTCAGATTGGACGGAGAAAGTGA